One Rhizobiales bacterium GAS188 DNA window includes the following coding sequences:
- a CDS encoding DNA-binding transcriptional regulator, LysR family, translating into MAVRRYDLRTIEVCLRILEAGSFRRAADLSSMRQSVVSRRVRELEVALGARLFRRSPSGVTPTDVGKRFLEVARRTLAELDRAADEARTGELHGPFTIGSYLTLHSGKLSEAIALFAAQNSKMKLRFVDDDRTALLAGLSSHKIDVVFLVDIEGASMSDCHIRLWREPIMLASAAAHRLADFSACDWCDVADEAFLVSHSGSGPDVRAGLEARFNAFGATPNVTEHDVARDGLLGLVAAGLGVTILAGSSVSVAPDGAVCVPIYESGKPLELAITACWDRSNDKPALVGFLDFLRERYAPLPPELAGSADGIR; encoded by the coding sequence ATGGCGGTGAGGCGGTATGATCTGCGGACGATCGAGGTCTGCTTGAGGATCCTGGAAGCTGGCAGTTTCCGCAGAGCCGCGGACCTCTCCTCAATGCGGCAATCGGTCGTCAGCCGGCGTGTCCGTGAGCTCGAGGTCGCGCTGGGTGCGCGGCTCTTCCGGCGATCCCCGAGCGGCGTTACTCCTACGGATGTAGGGAAGCGCTTCCTCGAGGTCGCACGCCGCACGCTCGCAGAACTCGATCGGGCAGCGGACGAGGCACGGACAGGCGAACTGCATGGCCCTTTCACGATCGGCTCATATCTGACGCTCCATAGCGGAAAACTGAGCGAAGCCATCGCGTTGTTCGCCGCCCAAAACTCCAAGATGAAGCTTCGGTTCGTGGATGATGACCGAACCGCGCTCCTTGCTGGCTTGAGCTCACATAAGATCGACGTTGTCTTTCTCGTCGACATCGAGGGTGCATCAATGTCGGATTGCCACATTAGACTGTGGAGGGAGCCAATCATGCTTGCATCCGCGGCGGCCCATCGCCTTGCAGATTTTTCCGCCTGCGATTGGTGTGACGTCGCAGACGAGGCCTTTCTCGTGAGCCACTCGGGATCTGGCCCGGACGTGCGAGCGGGGCTCGAGGCGCGCTTCAATGCGTTCGGCGCTACGCCGAACGTCACCGAACATGACGTCGCCCGGGACGGGTTGCTCGGTCTCGTCGCCGCTGGTTTGGGGGTAACGATTCTTGCTGGGTCGTCTGTAAGCGTTGCACCTGATGGTGCAGTCTGCGTACCAATCTATGAGAGCGGCAAGCCGCTGGAACTCGCCATCACGGCGTGTTGGGACCGATCGAACGACAAACCGGCTCTCGTGGGATTCCTTGATTTCCTGCGAGAGCGCTACGCCCCCTTGCCGCCAGAACTCGCAGGGAGCGCAGACGGCATTCGCTGA
- a CDS encoding acyl homoserine lactone synthase, producing the protein MMHLITPDSYGIFAEEIANMHRLRYRVFKERLDWDVQISGNMEVDEFDALHPTYLLQRSGDGRVQGCVRLLPSLGPTMLRDTFPVLLDGNAAPASPTIWESSRFALEVGDEPQMGAKGLARQTYELFAGMIEFGLSRDLTEIVTVTDARMERILRRAGWPLRRIAEPHALGVTLAVAGYLEVSVESLGRVRKAGGLSGPVLWMPVTLAAA; encoded by the coding sequence ATGATGCATCTGATTACACCCGATTCTTACGGCATCTTCGCGGAGGAAATCGCGAATATGCACCGCCTGCGATATCGCGTGTTCAAGGAAAGGCTCGACTGGGACGTCCAGATCAGCGGCAACATGGAGGTGGACGAATTCGACGCGCTCCACCCCACCTATCTGCTCCAGCGGTCGGGGGATGGACGCGTTCAAGGTTGTGTCCGCCTGCTACCGTCGTTGGGCCCGACGATGCTCCGCGACACGTTCCCGGTGCTGCTTGACGGCAATGCCGCGCCAGCGAGTCCGACGATCTGGGAGAGCAGCCGTTTCGCCCTCGAGGTTGGTGATGAGCCTCAAATGGGGGCGAAGGGCCTTGCCCGGCAGACCTACGAGCTCTTCGCAGGGATGATTGAATTCGGGTTGTCGCGAGATCTGACCGAAATCGTGACCGTAACCGATGCCCGAATGGAGAGGATCCTGCGGCGCGCTGGCTGGCCTCTGCGGCGGATAGCGGAACCCCACGCGCTGGGAGTGACGCTGGCAGTCGCAGGCTACCTTGAGGTTTCGGTCGAAAGCCTAGGCAGGGTTCGAAAGGCCGGCGGCCTAAGCGGCCCCGTGCTCTGGATGCCTGTCACGCTCGCCGCAGCGTAG